A window of Onychostoma macrolepis isolate SWU-2019 chromosome 01, ASM1243209v1, whole genome shotgun sequence contains these coding sequences:
- the LOC131542446 gene encoding thymosin beta-11-like: MSDKPNLDEVTSFDKSKLKKTETQEKNPLPSKETIEQEKQAAS; the protein is encoded by the exons ATGTCTGACAAACCAAACCTTGATGAGGTCACCAGCTTTGACAAAAGCAAGCTGAAGAAGACCGAGACTCAGGAGAAAAACCCACTGCCATCTAAAGAAA CCATCGAACAGGAGAAGCAGGCGGCCTCGTGA
- the pwp2h gene encoding PWP2 small subunit processome component isoform X1, giving the protein MRKHEIYRGRYANQTLTSPLCSLGQSSVQFSNLLGAFYRHGNLCFSKDGNSVISPVGNRISVFDLKNNKSETLPVSTTKNISCLGISPDGNLAILIDEDGAAVLVSLVTRAVLHHYHFHSPVHSVSFSPDGKKFVITKENVALMYHAPGRNREFNAFALDKSYYGPFDETTCIDWTDDSKCFAVGSKDMTTWIFGAERWANLIYYSLGGHKDIIVGCFFEKDSLDMYTVSQDGTLCVWESDTELEGLRKGPKCSERKKMEEEKKKREEGERNKDDDEEDDDDVEEIIGEDGETRGDVIKGSTDAPKQVEGIKNVRYSQRSKHYFNKEGDFNKLTAAAFHKKTHILVTGFASGAFHLHELPEFDLIHSLSISDQRISAIAMNPTGDWIGFGCSGLGQLLVWEWQSESYVFKQQGHFNNMNSLAYSPDGQYLVTGGDDGKVKVWNTNSGLCFVTFTEHSSSVTDVAFISSGFVVVSASLDGTVRAFDLHRYRNFRTMTSPRPAQFSSLAVDSSGELVCAGSQDSFEIFLWSMQTGRLLEVLSGHEGPVSNLCFSPVQSVLASVSWDKTVRLWDMLDSWQTKEILRLTSDGLAVTYRPDGQELAVASLDGEITFWTPQTGGQTGSIAGRHDLQMGRKETEKITAKQSAKGKSFTSLCYSADGESILAGGQSKFVCIYNIKEHVLMKKFEISCNLSLDAMEEFLDRRKMTEFGSLSLVDEGTGDGDGVELNLPGVKRGDMSSRRFKPEIRVSALCFSPTGRSWAAASTEGLLIYSLDASLVFDPYDLDMDVTPASIRQQVKKKEWASAILLSFRLNEMPLIREVLEAVPYDQITVVCSSLPDVYVDKLLNFVASTLEKSNHLQFYLSWAQCLLTLHGQKLKNRSGAVLPTVQQLLKSIQRHSDDLSKLCDWNIYNIRYAAALSKQRGMKRTAAESLSEEEEEAMDSGGDEENITNESIMVEN; this is encoded by the exons ATGCGCAAGCATGAGATATATAGAGGGAGATATGCTAATCAAACGCTGACGTCACCTCTCTGCTCTCTTGGACAGAGCAGCGTTCAG TTTTCCAACTTATTAGGGGCATTTTATCGCCATGGGAACCTGTGTTTCTCTAAagatggaaattctgtcattagtcCTGTTGGCAACCGCATCTCCGTCTTTGATTTGAAAAA TAACAAATCAGAAACCTTACCAGTGTCCACCACAAAGAACATCAGCTGTTTGGGAATCTCTCCAGATGGGAATCTTGCCATACTTATTGATGAAG atggagcggccgTACTGGTCAGTTTGGTCACTCGGGCAGTACTTCACCATTATCATTTCCACAGTCCTGTGCACAGTGTGTCCTTCTCCCCTGATGGAAA GAAGTTTGTGATAACGAAGGAAAATGTGGCTCTAATGTATCATGCACCTGGAAGAAACCGAgagtttaatgcatttgcatTAGACAAGAGTTATTATGGACCATTTGATGAGACGACATGTATCGACTGGACGGATGATTCCAA GTGCTTTGCTGTTGGTAGTAAGGACATGACCACCTGGATCTTTGGAGCAGAGAGATGGGCAAATCTCATCTACTACTCGCTTGGTGGTCACAAGGACATCATAGTGGGCTGTTTCTTTGAGAAGGACAGCTTAGAT ATGTACACAGTGAGCCAAGATGGCACTTTATGTGTATGGGAAAGTGACACTGAGCTCGAGGGCTTACGGAAGGGCCCAAAATGCTCTGAGAGAAAGAAGATggaggaggagaaaaaaaagagagaagaagGGGAAAGAAACAAAGATGATGATgaggaagatgatgatgatgttgagGAAATTATAGGGGAGGATGGAGAGACCAGAGGAGATGTGATTAAAGGAAGCACAGATGCACCCAAACAAGTGGAAGGCATCAAAAATGTCCGCTATTCACAGAGGAGCAA ACACTATTTTAACAAGGAGGGTGATTTCAACAAGTTGACAGCTGCAGCTTTCCACAAGAAAACACACATCCTTGTGACAGGTTTCGCATCTGGAGCATTCCACCTGCATGAACTGCCAGAATTTGacctcattcactcactcag TATTTCAGATCAGAGGATTTCTGCCATTGCTATGAATCCCACCGGTGACTGGATTGGCTTTGGCTGTTCAG GTCTGGGCCAGCTGCTGGTCTGGGAATGGCAGAGTGAGTCCTATGTGTTCAAACAGCAGGGACACTTCAACAACATGAACTCTTTGGCTTATTCACCTGATGGTCAGTATCTTGTTACTGGAGGAGATGATGGGAAG GTTAAAGTGTGGAACACCAACAGTGGCCTCTGTTTTGTGACGTTCACTGAACACTCCAGCAGTGTCACCGATGTTGCCTTCATCTCCAGTGGCTTTGTGGTGGTCAGCGCCTCACTAGATGGCACTGTTAGAGCATTTGACCTGCACAG GTACCGGAACTTCCGTACCATGACGTCTCCACGACCGGCTCAGTTCTCCTCTCTGGCAGTGGACAGTAGTGGGGAGTTGGTGTGTGCAGGTTCTCAAGACTCTTTTGAGATCTTCCTATGGTCCATGCAGACTGGACGACTGCTAGAG GTGCTTAGTGGTCATGAGGGTCCTGTCAGCAACTTGTGCTTCAGTCCAGTCCAGTCTGTGCTTGCCAGTGTGTCATGGGACAAAACAGTCCGGCTGTGGGACATGCTGGACAGCTGGCAGACCAAAGAGATCTTGCGGCTCACCTCTGATG GACTCGCTGTAACATATCGTCCTGATGGTCAGGAGTTGGCAGTTGCCTCTCTGGATGGTGAGATCACATTCTGGACCCCTCAGACTGGAGGACAGACTGGCTCTATTGCTGGCCGCCATGACCTGCAGATGGGCCGTAAAGAAACCGAAAAGATCACTGCTAAACAGTCTGCCAAGGGAAA GTCCTTCACCTCCTTGTGCTACTCAGCAGATGGTGAATCAATCCTTGCAGGTGGGCAGTCaaagtttgtgtgcatttataaCATCAAGGAAcatgttctgatgaagaagttTGAGATCTCCTGTAATCTCTCTCTGGACGCTATGGAG GAGTTCCTCGACAGGCGTAAGATGACAGAGTTTGGTAGTCTCTCTTTAGTGGATGAAGGCACAGGGGATGGAGACGGAGTGGAGCTCAATCTTCCTGGAGTCAAGAGAG GTGATATGAGCTCCAGACGATTTAAGCCAGAGATCCGTGTTAGCGCTCTCTGCTTTTCACCTACCG GGCGCAGCTGGGCGGCAGCTTCCACTGAAGGGTTGCTGATCTACTCTCTTGATGCCTCACTGGTGTTTGACCCCTATGATCTAGACATGGATGTCACGCCGGCAAGCATACGGCAGCAGGTGAAGAAAAAAGAGTGGGCATCGGCCATTTTGCTGTCTTTTCGGCTAAATGAAATGCCACTCATAAGAGAGGTTCTGGAGGCGGTTCCTTATGACCAAA TTACAGTGGTGTGTAGCTCACTGCCGGATGTGTATGTGGATAAACTTCTGAACTTTGTGGCCTCAACATTGGAAAAGTCCAACCACCTGCAGTTCTACCTCAGCTGGGCCCAGTGTCTGCTCACCCTACATGGACAAAAGCTCAAGAACCG ATCTGGGGCTGTATTGCCTACTGTACAGCAGCTGCTGAAGAGCATCCAAAGACACAGTGATGATCTGTCCAAACT CTGCGACTGGAACATTTACAACATTCGTTACGCTGCTGCTCTGTCTAAACAGAGAGGGATGAAAAGAACAGCAGCAGAATCCCTCagtgaagaggaggaggaggcaaTGGACTCCGGAGGTGATGAGGAAAATATAACGAATGAGTCTATAATGGTGGAAAACTGA
- the pwp2h gene encoding PWP2 small subunit processome component isoform X2, with amino-acid sequence MKFAYKFSNLLGAFYRHGNLCFSKDGNSVISPVGNRISVFDLKNNKSETLPVSTTKNISCLGISPDGNLAILIDEDGAAVLVSLVTRAVLHHYHFHSPVHSVSFSPDGKKFVITKENVALMYHAPGRNREFNAFALDKSYYGPFDETTCIDWTDDSKCFAVGSKDMTTWIFGAERWANLIYYSLGGHKDIIVGCFFEKDSLDMYTVSQDGTLCVWESDTELEGLRKGPKCSERKKMEEEKKKREEGERNKDDDEEDDDDVEEIIGEDGETRGDVIKGSTDAPKQVEGIKNVRYSQRSKHYFNKEGDFNKLTAAAFHKKTHILVTGFASGAFHLHELPEFDLIHSLSISDQRISAIAMNPTGDWIGFGCSGLGQLLVWEWQSESYVFKQQGHFNNMNSLAYSPDGQYLVTGGDDGKVKVWNTNSGLCFVTFTEHSSSVTDVAFISSGFVVVSASLDGTVRAFDLHRYRNFRTMTSPRPAQFSSLAVDSSGELVCAGSQDSFEIFLWSMQTGRLLEVLSGHEGPVSNLCFSPVQSVLASVSWDKTVRLWDMLDSWQTKEILRLTSDGLAVTYRPDGQELAVASLDGEITFWTPQTGGQTGSIAGRHDLQMGRKETEKITAKQSAKGKSFTSLCYSADGESILAGGQSKFVCIYNIKEHVLMKKFEISCNLSLDAMEEFLDRRKMTEFGSLSLVDEGTGDGDGVELNLPGVKRGDMSSRRFKPEIRVSALCFSPTGRSWAAASTEGLLIYSLDASLVFDPYDLDMDVTPASIRQQVKKKEWASAILLSFRLNEMPLIREVLEAVPYDQITVVCSSLPDVYVDKLLNFVASTLEKSNHLQFYLSWAQCLLTLHGQKLKNRSGAVLPTVQQLLKSIQRHSDDLSKLCDWNIYNIRYAAALSKQRGMKRTAAESLSEEEEEAMDSGGDEENITNESIMVEN; translated from the exons ATGAAGTTTGCATACAAG TTTTCCAACTTATTAGGGGCATTTTATCGCCATGGGAACCTGTGTTTCTCTAAagatggaaattctgtcattagtcCTGTTGGCAACCGCATCTCCGTCTTTGATTTGAAAAA TAACAAATCAGAAACCTTACCAGTGTCCACCACAAAGAACATCAGCTGTTTGGGAATCTCTCCAGATGGGAATCTTGCCATACTTATTGATGAAG atggagcggccgTACTGGTCAGTTTGGTCACTCGGGCAGTACTTCACCATTATCATTTCCACAGTCCTGTGCACAGTGTGTCCTTCTCCCCTGATGGAAA GAAGTTTGTGATAACGAAGGAAAATGTGGCTCTAATGTATCATGCACCTGGAAGAAACCGAgagtttaatgcatttgcatTAGACAAGAGTTATTATGGACCATTTGATGAGACGACATGTATCGACTGGACGGATGATTCCAA GTGCTTTGCTGTTGGTAGTAAGGACATGACCACCTGGATCTTTGGAGCAGAGAGATGGGCAAATCTCATCTACTACTCGCTTGGTGGTCACAAGGACATCATAGTGGGCTGTTTCTTTGAGAAGGACAGCTTAGAT ATGTACACAGTGAGCCAAGATGGCACTTTATGTGTATGGGAAAGTGACACTGAGCTCGAGGGCTTACGGAAGGGCCCAAAATGCTCTGAGAGAAAGAAGATggaggaggagaaaaaaaagagagaagaagGGGAAAGAAACAAAGATGATGATgaggaagatgatgatgatgttgagGAAATTATAGGGGAGGATGGAGAGACCAGAGGAGATGTGATTAAAGGAAGCACAGATGCACCCAAACAAGTGGAAGGCATCAAAAATGTCCGCTATTCACAGAGGAGCAA ACACTATTTTAACAAGGAGGGTGATTTCAACAAGTTGACAGCTGCAGCTTTCCACAAGAAAACACACATCCTTGTGACAGGTTTCGCATCTGGAGCATTCCACCTGCATGAACTGCCAGAATTTGacctcattcactcactcag TATTTCAGATCAGAGGATTTCTGCCATTGCTATGAATCCCACCGGTGACTGGATTGGCTTTGGCTGTTCAG GTCTGGGCCAGCTGCTGGTCTGGGAATGGCAGAGTGAGTCCTATGTGTTCAAACAGCAGGGACACTTCAACAACATGAACTCTTTGGCTTATTCACCTGATGGTCAGTATCTTGTTACTGGAGGAGATGATGGGAAG GTTAAAGTGTGGAACACCAACAGTGGCCTCTGTTTTGTGACGTTCACTGAACACTCCAGCAGTGTCACCGATGTTGCCTTCATCTCCAGTGGCTTTGTGGTGGTCAGCGCCTCACTAGATGGCACTGTTAGAGCATTTGACCTGCACAG GTACCGGAACTTCCGTACCATGACGTCTCCACGACCGGCTCAGTTCTCCTCTCTGGCAGTGGACAGTAGTGGGGAGTTGGTGTGTGCAGGTTCTCAAGACTCTTTTGAGATCTTCCTATGGTCCATGCAGACTGGACGACTGCTAGAG GTGCTTAGTGGTCATGAGGGTCCTGTCAGCAACTTGTGCTTCAGTCCAGTCCAGTCTGTGCTTGCCAGTGTGTCATGGGACAAAACAGTCCGGCTGTGGGACATGCTGGACAGCTGGCAGACCAAAGAGATCTTGCGGCTCACCTCTGATG GACTCGCTGTAACATATCGTCCTGATGGTCAGGAGTTGGCAGTTGCCTCTCTGGATGGTGAGATCACATTCTGGACCCCTCAGACTGGAGGACAGACTGGCTCTATTGCTGGCCGCCATGACCTGCAGATGGGCCGTAAAGAAACCGAAAAGATCACTGCTAAACAGTCTGCCAAGGGAAA GTCCTTCACCTCCTTGTGCTACTCAGCAGATGGTGAATCAATCCTTGCAGGTGGGCAGTCaaagtttgtgtgcatttataaCATCAAGGAAcatgttctgatgaagaagttTGAGATCTCCTGTAATCTCTCTCTGGACGCTATGGAG GAGTTCCTCGACAGGCGTAAGATGACAGAGTTTGGTAGTCTCTCTTTAGTGGATGAAGGCACAGGGGATGGAGACGGAGTGGAGCTCAATCTTCCTGGAGTCAAGAGAG GTGATATGAGCTCCAGACGATTTAAGCCAGAGATCCGTGTTAGCGCTCTCTGCTTTTCACCTACCG GGCGCAGCTGGGCGGCAGCTTCCACTGAAGGGTTGCTGATCTACTCTCTTGATGCCTCACTGGTGTTTGACCCCTATGATCTAGACATGGATGTCACGCCGGCAAGCATACGGCAGCAGGTGAAGAAAAAAGAGTGGGCATCGGCCATTTTGCTGTCTTTTCGGCTAAATGAAATGCCACTCATAAGAGAGGTTCTGGAGGCGGTTCCTTATGACCAAA TTACAGTGGTGTGTAGCTCACTGCCGGATGTGTATGTGGATAAACTTCTGAACTTTGTGGCCTCAACATTGGAAAAGTCCAACCACCTGCAGTTCTACCTCAGCTGGGCCCAGTGTCTGCTCACCCTACATGGACAAAAGCTCAAGAACCG ATCTGGGGCTGTATTGCCTACTGTACAGCAGCTGCTGAAGAGCATCCAAAGACACAGTGATGATCTGTCCAAACT CTGCGACTGGAACATTTACAACATTCGTTACGCTGCTGCTCTGTCTAAACAGAGAGGGATGAAAAGAACAGCAGCAGAATCCCTCagtgaagaggaggaggaggcaaTGGACTCCGGAGGTGATGAGGAAAATATAACGAATGAGTCTATAATGGTGGAAAACTGA
- the zgc:64002 gene encoding nicotinamide N-methyltransferase isoform X2, whose translation MDKGGLGLLATLYQYISVSRDYVAQVWKPHLRFRCSSEDSITLLLQYLQQSFILSYIHAIRVVIMSEFTTFTEGEFYEGHFDSRAYVKSFYSCSSGHADEKNYLTFVLRCLSRVFSAGEHKGKRLIDVGSGPSIHSVLSACEHYDEIVLSDFANNNRREIEKWLKNQEGSLDWKPILQYVCELEGKSLSDLEATLKQRVKKVLKCDVRLENPFYPHTLEPADCVITSLCLEAACKDIQTYCRALHGLTELLRPGGLLVMIGVLGESFYKVDEQLFSCLRLSRDGIEEALRGLGLSIQEFNILPAEDRENNSVSDFEAIFHLVARKPSE comes from the exons ATGGACAAAGGTGGACTTGGCCTACTAGCAACTTTATATCAGTATATTTCGGTTTCACGTGATTATGTTGCGCAGGTCTGGAAACCACATTTGCGCTTTCGCTGTTCTAGTGAGGACAGTATTACTTTGCTCTTACAGTATCTGCAGCAGTCgtttattttaagttatataCATGCCATACGTGTTGTAATTATGAGTGAATTCACGACCTTCACTGAGGGAGAGTTCTATGAGGGGCATTTTGACTCCCGAGCTTATGTGAAGAGTTTTTATTCCTGCTCCAGTGGTCACGCTGACGAGAAGAATTACCTTACTTTCGTTTTGAGATGCCTCAGCAGAGTTTTCTCGGCGG GAGAACATAAAGGCAAGCGGCTGATAGATGTGGGCAGTGGACCATCTATCCACAGCGTCTTGAGTGCGTGCGAACATTATGATGAGATTGTGCTGTCCGATTTTGCAAATAACAATCGTAGAGAAATTgaaaaatggctgaaaaatcaAGAAGGGAGTTTAGATTGGAAACCTATATTGCAGTACGTTTGTGAACTGGAGGGGAAAAG CCTGTCTGATTTGGAGGCCACACTGAAGCAACGAGTCAAGaaagttttaaaatgtgatgtCCGGTTGGAGAATCCATTTTATCCACACACACTGGAACCAGCTGACTGTGTCATTACATCTCTGTGTCTGGAAGCAGCGTGTAAAGACATTCAAACATACTGTCGTGCTTTACATGGGCTGACCGAACTTCTGCGTCCTGGTGGACTTTTGGTCATGATAGGTGTTCTGGGTGAGAGCTTCTACAAGGTGGATGAACAACTCTTTTCTTGTCTTAGACTGAGTCGGGATGGTATTGAGGAAGCGCTCAGAGGTTTAGGCCTCTCAATCCAGGAGTTTAATATACTGCCTGCAGAAGACAGAGAGAACAACTCTGTGTCTGACTTTGAGGCCATTTTTCATCTTGTAGCTAGAAAACCCTCTGAGTGA
- the zgc:64002 gene encoding nicotinamide N-methyltransferase isoform X1, which translates to MDKGGLGLLATLYQYISVSRDYVAQVWKPHLRFRCSSEDSITLLLQYLQQSFILSYIHAIRVVIMSEFTTFTEGEFYEGHFDSRAYVKSFYSCSSGHADEKNYLTFVLRCLSRVFSAGKRSLSIESLSLTVLFFLNNFDTDVCFKGEHKGKRLIDVGSGPSIHSVLSACEHYDEIVLSDFANNNRREIEKWLKNQEGSLDWKPILQYVCELEGKSLSDLEATLKQRVKKVLKCDVRLENPFYPHTLEPADCVITSLCLEAACKDIQTYCRALHGLTELLRPGGLLVMIGVLGESFYKVDEQLFSCLRLSRDGIEEALRGLGLSIQEFNILPAEDRENNSVSDFEAIFHLVARKPSE; encoded by the exons ATGGACAAAGGTGGACTTGGCCTACTAGCAACTTTATATCAGTATATTTCGGTTTCACGTGATTATGTTGCGCAGGTCTGGAAACCACATTTGCGCTTTCGCTGTTCTAGTGAGGACAGTATTACTTTGCTCTTACAGTATCTGCAGCAGTCgtttattttaagttatataCATGCCATACGTGTTGTAATTATGAGTGAATTCACGACCTTCACTGAGGGAGAGTTCTATGAGGGGCATTTTGACTCCCGAGCTTATGTGAAGAGTTTTTATTCCTGCTCCAGTGGTCACGCTGACGAGAAGAATTACCTTACTTTCGTTTTGAGATGCCTCAGCAGAGTTTTCTCGGCGGGTAAGCGGTCCCTATCAATCGAGTCGCTAAGTCTGACTGTTCTATTTTTCCTAAATAATTTTGACACAGATGTTTGTTTTAAAGGAGAACATAAAGGCAAGCGGCTGATAGATGTGGGCAGTGGACCATCTATCCACAGCGTCTTGAGTGCGTGCGAACATTATGATGAGATTGTGCTGTCCGATTTTGCAAATAACAATCGTAGAGAAATTgaaaaatggctgaaaaatcaAGAAGGGAGTTTAGATTGGAAACCTATATTGCAGTACGTTTGTGAACTGGAGGGGAAAAG CCTGTCTGATTTGGAGGCCACACTGAAGCAACGAGTCAAGaaagttttaaaatgtgatgtCCGGTTGGAGAATCCATTTTATCCACACACACTGGAACCAGCTGACTGTGTCATTACATCTCTGTGTCTGGAAGCAGCGTGTAAAGACATTCAAACATACTGTCGTGCTTTACATGGGCTGACCGAACTTCTGCGTCCTGGTGGACTTTTGGTCATGATAGGTGTTCTGGGTGAGAGCTTCTACAAGGTGGATGAACAACTCTTTTCTTGTCTTAGACTGAGTCGGGATGGTATTGAGGAAGCGCTCAGAGGTTTAGGCCTCTCAATCCAGGAGTTTAATATACTGCCTGCAGAAGACAGAGAGAACAACTCTGTGTCTGACTTTGAGGCCATTTTTCATCTTGTAGCTAGAAAACCCTCTGAGTGA